The Pangasianodon hypophthalmus isolate fPanHyp1 chromosome 5, fPanHyp1.pri, whole genome shotgun sequence genome includes a window with the following:
- the creb1b gene encoding cyclic AMP-responsive element-binding protein 1b isoform X1, whose translation MFDNSMTMEVGAEAQQGADTAVAETEAQQITQAQIATLTQVTVGAGHTTAAAPTVTLVQLPNGQTVQVHGVIQAAQPSVIQSPQVQAVQISTVAESEDSQESVDSVTDSQKRREILSRRPSYRKILNDLSSDAPGVPRIEEEKSEEDAAPAITTVTVPTPIYQTSSGQYIAITQGGAIQLANNGTDGVQGLQTLTMTNAAAAQPGTTILQYAQTSDGQQILVPSNQVVVQAASGDVQAYQIRTAAASTIGPGVVMASSPALPSQGGAEEATRKREVRLMKNREAARECRRKKKEYVKCLENRVAVLENQNKTLIEELKALKDLYCHKSE comes from the exons ATGTTCG ATAACTCAATGACCATGGAGGTGGGAGCGGAGGCCCAGCAGGGTGCAGACACGGCTGTGGCTGAGACTGAGGCCCAGCAGATTACCCAGGCCCAGATCGCCACGCTCACTCAG GTGACTGTGGGTGCAGGACACACCACCGCCGCCGCCCCCACAGTCACCCTGGTGCAGCTGCCTAACGGGCAGACAGTGCAGGTCCACGGAGTGATCCAGGCAGCGCAGCCCTCCGTCATCCAGTCTCCACAGGTGCAGGCAGTCCAG ATCTCTACAGTGGCGGAGAGCGAGGACTCGCAGGAGTCCGTGGACAGCGTGACTGACTCTCAGAAACGCAGAGAGATCCTCTCCAGACGCCCTTCTTACAG GAAGATTCTGAACGACTTGTCGTCAGATGCCCCAGGAGTACCAAGAATTGAGGAAGAGAAATCTGAGGAAGACGCTGCACCTGCCATCACTACAGTTACCGTGCCAACCCCCATTTATCAGACCAGCAGTGGCCAGTACA TTGCCATCACACAGGGCGGAGCCATCCAGCTGGCCAATAACGGCACAGACGGTGTGCAAGGTCTGCAGACTCTGACCATGACAAACGCGGCAGCTGCACAGCCAGGCACCACTATCTTGCAGTACGCCCAGACGAGCGACGGGCAGCAGATCCTGGTGCCCAGCAACCAAGTGGTGGTGCAAG CTGCTTCAGGAGATGTTCAGGCGTATCAGATCCGCACAGCAGCAGCGAGTACCATCGGCCCTGGAGTGGTCATGGCCTCATCGCCTGCTCTGCCCAGCCAAGGAGGTGCTGAGGAGGCCACGCGCAAACGAGAAGTGCGCCTCATGAAGAACAG GGAGGCAGCCCGAGAGTGCCGCCGGAAGAAGAAGGAGTACGTGAAGTGTCTGGAGAACCGTGTGGCTGTTTTGGAGAACCAGAACAAAACTCTCATTGAGGAACTGAAAGCTCTCAAAGACCTGTACTGCCATAAATCTGAGTAA
- the creb1b gene encoding cyclic AMP-responsive element-binding protein 1b isoform X2, whose amino-acid sequence MTMEVGAEAQQGADTAVAETEAQQITQAQIATLTQVTVGAGHTTAAAPTVTLVQLPNGQTVQVHGVIQAAQPSVIQSPQVQAVQISTVAESEDSQESVDSVTDSQKRREILSRRPSYRKILNDLSSDAPGVPRIEEEKSEEDAAPAITTVTVPTPIYQTSSGQYIAITQGGAIQLANNGTDGVQGLQTLTMTNAAAAQPGTTILQYAQTSDGQQILVPSNQVVVQAASGDVQAYQIRTAAASTIGPGVVMASSPALPSQGGAEEATRKREVRLMKNREAARECRRKKKEYVKCLENRVAVLENQNKTLIEELKALKDLYCHKSE is encoded by the exons ATGACCATGGAGGTGGGAGCGGAGGCCCAGCAGGGTGCAGACACGGCTGTGGCTGAGACTGAGGCCCAGCAGATTACCCAGGCCCAGATCGCCACGCTCACTCAG GTGACTGTGGGTGCAGGACACACCACCGCCGCCGCCCCCACAGTCACCCTGGTGCAGCTGCCTAACGGGCAGACAGTGCAGGTCCACGGAGTGATCCAGGCAGCGCAGCCCTCCGTCATCCAGTCTCCACAGGTGCAGGCAGTCCAG ATCTCTACAGTGGCGGAGAGCGAGGACTCGCAGGAGTCCGTGGACAGCGTGACTGACTCTCAGAAACGCAGAGAGATCCTCTCCAGACGCCCTTCTTACAG GAAGATTCTGAACGACTTGTCGTCAGATGCCCCAGGAGTACCAAGAATTGAGGAAGAGAAATCTGAGGAAGACGCTGCACCTGCCATCACTACAGTTACCGTGCCAACCCCCATTTATCAGACCAGCAGTGGCCAGTACA TTGCCATCACACAGGGCGGAGCCATCCAGCTGGCCAATAACGGCACAGACGGTGTGCAAGGTCTGCAGACTCTGACCATGACAAACGCGGCAGCTGCACAGCCAGGCACCACTATCTTGCAGTACGCCCAGACGAGCGACGGGCAGCAGATCCTGGTGCCCAGCAACCAAGTGGTGGTGCAAG CTGCTTCAGGAGATGTTCAGGCGTATCAGATCCGCACAGCAGCAGCGAGTACCATCGGCCCTGGAGTGGTCATGGCCTCATCGCCTGCTCTGCCCAGCCAAGGAGGTGCTGAGGAGGCCACGCGCAAACGAGAAGTGCGCCTCATGAAGAACAG GGAGGCAGCCCGAGAGTGCCGCCGGAAGAAGAAGGAGTACGTGAAGTGTCTGGAGAACCGTGTGGCTGTTTTGGAGAACCAGAACAAAACTCTCATTGAGGAACTGAAAGCTCTCAAAGACCTGTACTGCCATAAATCTGAGTAA